One Peptostreptococcus equinus genomic window carries:
- a CDS encoding 5'-methylthioadenosine/adenosylhomocysteine nucleosidase has protein sequence MEKIGIIGAMEEEVEAIKAMIENKEVKHIAGLDFYEGHLKGKNIVVVKCGIAKVNAAMCTQILISEFKVDALINTGVAGALYEKLNINDVVISIDAMQHDIDASAAGDPKGTLPLMETSIFKADQRLVDIAYEVFESNDTPYHAYKGRIATGDIFVADPFLKDELRNHFGGYCCEMEGGAIGHVAYCNKVPFVVIRAISDKADGSAAKTFDEFVKIAADTSKDMVVGMLERL, from the coding sequence ATGGAAAAAATAGGAATTATTGGAGCAATGGAAGAAGAAGTTGAAGCTATAAAAGCGATGATAGAAAATAAAGAAGTTAAACATATAGCAGGTTTGGACTTTTATGAAGGTCATTTAAAAGGGAAAAATATTGTTGTAGTTAAATGTGGTATTGCAAAAGTTAACGCAGCGATGTGTACACAAATTTTGATTAGCGAATTCAAAGTTGATGCATTAATTAACACAGGGGTAGCAGGTGCACTATATGAAAAATTAAATATCAATGATGTGGTTATATCTATAGATGCAATGCAACATGATATAGATGCTTCTGCAGCGGGTGATCCAAAGGGAACTTTACCACTTATGGAAACTTCAATATTTAAAGCAGATCAGAGACTAGTTGATATAGCGTATGAAGTATTTGAAAGTAATGACACCCCATATCATGCATACAAAGGACGAATTGCTACTGGCGATATATTTGTAGCTGATCCTTTTTTAAAGGATGAACTTAGGAATCATTTTGGTGGATACTGCTGTGAAATGGAAGGTGGAGCTATAGGACATGTAGCGTATTGCAATAAAGTTCCATTTGTAGTTATAAGAGCAATATCAGATAAAGCAGATGGAAGTGCTGCTAAAACTTTTGATGAGTTTGTAAAGATAGCTGCAGATACTTCAAAAGATATGGTAGTAGGAATGTTAGAAAGATTATAA
- a CDS encoding sulfite exporter TauE/SafE family protein: MIVKILMAVFYLAAAGTAGIMGIDIVKNKNNIGNTSASNLGKTGFIGFLTNFCDTLGIGSFGPIVALFKLLKVDIEDKDIPGTLNVSCALPVLFEAIIFTTAVKVDPITLISLVVAAAIGSYIGAGIISKMDETKIQLVMGICLFAAAMIMLITHPYFGLFAAGKTATSLTGVKLIIGIVVNFILGALMTAGVGLYAPCMAMIFLLGMDVKAAFPIMMGSCALLMPTCSIKFIKEGTYNRIASLMITIFGIIGVAIAAFLVKSADVEKLKFVIVAVILYTAYTMFTAGLRGRKRKQVSSTM; encoded by the coding sequence GTAAAAAATAAAAATAATATCGGTAATACATCAGCTTCAAACTTAGGTAAAACAGGATTTATAGGATTTTTAACTAATTTTTGCGATACTTTAGGAATTGGATCATTTGGACCTATAGTGGCATTATTCAAACTTTTAAAAGTTGATATAGAAGATAAGGATATACCAGGAACATTAAATGTTTCTTGTGCTCTTCCAGTGTTGTTTGAAGCTATTATATTTACAACTGCTGTAAAAGTAGATCCAATAACATTAATTTCATTAGTAGTAGCAGCAGCTATAGGTTCTTATATAGGTGCTGGTATAATATCAAAGATGGATGAAACAAAAATACAATTAGTAATGGGTATTTGTTTGTTTGCAGCAGCTATGATAATGCTTATAACTCATCCTTACTTTGGATTATTTGCGGCTGGTAAAACAGCTACATCATTAACTGGAGTTAAGCTAATAATAGGTATTGTAGTAAACTTTATACTTGGTGCACTTATGACAGCAGGTGTTGGTCTTTATGCTCCATGTATGGCTATGATATTCTTACTAGGTATGGATGTAAAGGCGGCATTCCCTATAATGATGGGATCTTGTGCTTTATTAATGCCTACTTGTTCAATCAAATTTATTAAAGAAGGTACTTATAACAGAATAGCTTCTCTTATGATAACTATATTTGGTATTATAGGTGTTGCTATAGCAGCATTCTTGGTAAAATCAGCAGATGTAGAAAAACTTAAATTTGTAATCGTAGCGGTTATTTTATACACTGCTTATACTATGTTTACAGCTGGATTAAGAGGAAGAAAGAGAAAACAAGTATCAAGTACAATGTAA
- a CDS encoding YeiH family protein gives MGNFSEKVKGIVFCVLIAIPAYFLGKMVPIIGGPVFSIIIGMILANLIKGKRENLNQGINFTSKKILQYAVILLGFGLNLQMIIKVGKISLPIIMSTILTSLIVSYMISKAFNIPAKIATLIGVGSSICGGSAIAATAPVIDADNAEIAQAISVIFFFNVIAAIIFPSMGDIIGMTNQGFALFAGTAVNDTSSVTAAASSWDSIHRTGSMVLDSATIVKLTRTLAIIPITFCLSIYYKRKESKNSEKKFSARGMLPSFILYFILCSIITTIFDYMIGVGIIEGFLSSFIAGFIVTMKAISKFFIIMAMGAIGLNTNIVKLIRTGQKPLLLGMCCWISIIVVSISMQKILGIF, from the coding sequence ATGGGGAATTTTAGCGAAAAAGTAAAAGGCATTGTATTTTGTGTGTTGATTGCAATTCCAGCATATTTTTTAGGTAAGATGGTTCCGATAATTGGAGGACCAGTTTTTTCGATTATAATTGGTATGATTTTAGCTAACCTTATTAAGGGAAAAAGAGAAAATTTAAATCAGGGAATTAACTTTACATCAAAAAAAATACTGCAATACGCGGTTATTTTATTGGGATTTGGATTAAACCTTCAAATGATTATTAAAGTAGGGAAAATATCATTGCCAATTATAATGTCAACGATTTTAACATCTTTAATTGTGTCTTATATGATTTCGAAGGCATTTAATATACCAGCAAAGATAGCTACTTTGATAGGAGTAGGTTCATCAATATGTGGTGGTTCAGCAATTGCAGCTACAGCGCCAGTAATTGATGCTGACAATGCCGAAATAGCTCAAGCAATATCAGTAATATTTTTCTTTAACGTAATAGCGGCAATAATATTTCCATCTATGGGAGATATTATTGGTATGACCAATCAGGGATTTGCTTTGTTTGCAGGAACGGCTGTAAATGATACATCTTCAGTTACTGCAGCGGCTTCATCTTGGGATTCCATTCACAGGACAGGTTCTATGGTGCTGGATTCAGCTACAATAGTTAAATTAACTAGAACGCTTGCTATAATACCTATTACATTTTGTTTATCTATATATTATAAGAGAAAAGAAAGTAAAAATTCAGAAAAGAAATTCAGTGCTAGAGGTATGCTGCCATCATTTATTTTATATTTTATATTATGTTCAATTATAACTACTATTTTTGACTATATGATAGGAGTGGGTATAATTGAAGGATTTCTATCATCGTTTATTGCTGGATTTATTGTAACAATGAAGGCAATTAGCAAATTCTTTATTATTATGGCAATGGGAGCTATAGGGCTTAATACGAATATAGTAAAACTTATTAGAACTGGTCAAAAACCACTATTATTAGGAATGTGTTGTTGGATATCTATTATAGTTGTAAGTATATCTATGCAAAAAATATTAGGAATTTTTTAA